The proteins below come from a single Juglans regia cultivar Chandler chromosome 12, Walnut 2.0, whole genome shotgun sequence genomic window:
- the LOC109008299 gene encoding uncharacterized mitochondrial protein AtMg00810-like, with protein MKIPPGYLIKVKDKVCKLKRSLYGLKQASRQCYAKFSSSLISFGFIQSRANYSLFTKQVGLSFIALLAYVDDIVVAPNYSQAVLDLKQFLDTKFKIKDLGSLKYFLGLEIARNPTGIQVCQCKYALDILHDSGLLGCKSSSTPMDSNLKLSKDEGILLQDPTLYRRLIGRLLYLTIIRPDLNYSTHLLSQFMAAPRLPHLQAAYKVLKYAKNSPGQGLFFPSSSTCHLTAYCDSDWASCPDTRRSTTGYCVFLGHSLISWKSKKQTTISRSSAEAKYQSMAAASCEIVWLKYLLADLKVPHLKPATLYCDNQVALHIAANPIFHERTKHIELDCHLICDKIQEGTISTTYAPSSSQLADLLTKALPSPLLSSFLLKIEPHSIDQLYYIDTEDSGEFPPNPPYTLI; from the exons TTAATTAGCTTTGGTTTCATTCAATCAAGAGCAAATTATAGTCTCTTCACCAAACAAGTTGGCCTCTCTTTTATTGCCTTACTTGCATATGTCGATGATATAGTAGTGGCCCCTAATTATTCACAAGCTGTTTTAGACCTTAAGCAATTTTTGGATACTAAATTTAAGATCAAAGACCTTGGGTCACTcaagtattttttgggtttggagATAGCTCGTAATCCTACTGGTATTCAAGTCTGTCAGTGTAAATACGCACTAGATATCTTGCATGATTCTGGTTTGCTTGGTTGTAAATCAAGCTCCACTCCAATGGATTCTAACCTCAAACTCTCAAAAGATGAAGGCATACTTCTACAAGATCCAACTTTGTATAGAAGACTTATTGGCAGACTTCTATATTTAACAATTATTCGACCTGacttgaattattctactcactTGCTCAGTCAATTCATGGCAGCCCCTCGGCTCCCTCACCTTCAAGCAGCATATAAGGTGTTGAAATATGCCAAAAACTCTCCAGGTCAAGGTTTgttctttccttcttcttccactTGTCACCTCACTGCTTATTGTGATTCGGATTGGGCTTCTTGCCCTGATACCAGAAGATCCACCACTGGTTATTGTGTGTTTCTTGGTCATTCTCTCATCTCATGGAAATCCAAGAAGCAGACAACCATTTCTAGAAGCTCTGCTGAAGCTAAATACCAATCAATGGCAGCTGCCTCTTGTGAAATTGTATGGTTGAAGTATCTCCTTGCTGATCTCAAAGTTCCACACTTAAAGCCTGCTACCTTGTACTGTGACAACCAAGTTGCCTTGCACATTGCAGCCAACCCCATTTTCCACGAGCGTACTAAACATATTGAATTAGATTGTCATCTAATTTGTGACAAAATACAAGAAGGAACAATCTCTACTACATATGCTCCATCCAGCTCTCAGTTGGCTGACTTGCTTACCAAAGCTCTTCCATCTCCATTATTGTCTTCTTTTCTGCTCAAGATCGAA CCTCATTCCATTGATCAACTGTACTATATAGACACTGAAGACAGTGGGGAGTTTCCTCCAAATCCACCATACACTCTGATTTAA